Proteins encoded in a region of the Melissococcus plutonius ATCC 35311 genome:
- a CDS encoding ParA family protein gives MTATTYTVGNFKGGVGKTKIVTMLGYDNAIMKNRKTLVLDLDPQANASQVLAKTADINKIEKTITNGIQENSLVNCITPIMENLDLIACDTSFRSFSKYVISNFQTEEEQITVLANLLAPLKEHYDDIFIDVPPTISDYSDNAMAASDYSIIAFQTQEESLDGISKYINYQNFMVDRYDIELQVIAIVACMLDPDSQLDTDVLQEAKEMYDTAVLDTIITYQNRLKRYSREGIYLKRYNNGNFDQWDFKAHQLFTTILNEIEARRNYLES, from the coding sequence ATGACAGCAACAACCTATACTGTAGGAAATTTTAAAGGTGGCGTTGGAAAAACAAAAATTGTTACTATGCTTGGTTATGACAATGCTATTATGAAAAATAGAAAAACATTGGTATTGGACTTGGATCCACAAGCTAATGCATCCCAAGTATTAGCAAAGACAGCAGATATTAATAAAATTGAAAAAACAATAACTAATGGTATTCAAGAAAATTCTCTGGTTAATTGTATTACACCAATTATGGAAAATTTAGACTTGATTGCTTGTGACACAAGTTTTCGCTCATTCTCAAAATATGTCATTAGCAATTTTCAAACAGAAGAAGAACAAATAACCGTTTTAGCAAACTTACTAGCTCCTTTAAAAGAACACTATGATGATATTTTCATTGATGTTCCGCCCACTATTTCTGATTATTCTGATAATGCAATGGCAGCTTCTGACTACAGCATTATTGCTTTTCAGACTCAAGAAGAATCTTTAGACGGTATTAGTAAGTACATTAATTATCAAAATTTTATGGTTGATCGCTATGATATTGAATTACAAGTTATTGCTATTGTTGCTTGTATGTTGGATCCAGATAGCCAACTGGATACCGATGTTTTACAGGAAGCAAAAGAAATGTATGATACAGCCGTTCTAGATACCATTATTACCTATCAAAATAGATTAAAGCGATATTCAAGAGAGGGAATTTACTTAAAACGTTATAATAATGGAAACTTTGATCAATGGGATTTTAAAGCTCATCAATTATTTACAACTATTCTTAATGAAATTGAAGCCAGAAGAAACTATTTAGAATCTTAA